The Ananas comosus cultivar F153 linkage group 7, ASM154086v1, whole genome shotgun sequence genome has a window encoding:
- the LOC109712549 gene encoding uncharacterized protein LOC109712549, with the protein MLSWKEIEAYTYEELESKVVECLRDERVWDIYVYAWEGVGASAVLRRAAEAVEKKELIRFDTVIKLVRFTIYGSPREAQRAVAEQLINLEPAVMAKLDEADEEDDFSGVPAGSRGMMPEVAEEIRLAVKDRRVLLLLGSVYANQFIDFNDLEIPIARWAPHKVPWTFGRGFKAAEEFGRQARVMLERANAIVFVRQINAALECVYAEAVEIARYINESSSGRTGRLQLQLQATPSTVHRCLLYLFLLDTYTGELPLPQPRRHAVNYLVCEPILQGEGEGEGDHAACWEIGKAVARWVSPAGEEEQKLWKEIVTSGGLMSSSPPELLPPKTLVIRRDIYYEHHRDAIQSESYRWMAVQISPDDPAELLDFLDNICGQDVERGTSVYGNISSIFWNFEWTHRALPDRFFERFSNVRVLDLSGCIVGPIDSSFVHLRNLRMLKMERCQVTGERSSVNASPRLLAQEGLGGPILFDSLWVLILYNSDADKFLSAGKAFDSMPNLHKFDLTDKTFAFPLLGARKGLGSLRKLRINCPVVQLEGIDEGFFQHMHKFLSMAINLKKLILDNCDWLESLNLNHLPATIKTVSLRSCTSLQEVEPADPTSLPNLKTFRLSESVLITKLCLQGCRKLENVDLQELLKLEELNLSCTAVKVLKFFDEESRPYNLPRLKQLYLLGCEQLCRVVLGKEGELPSLDELYLDNYNNTCGVDRCLESFKNQTEHYDTTTGISHDADGRVFQAHVVVRDVRLFRSLKRAFPAHLDRTRARIHIHVKCSSTIKRGDITYTTTKPGARTTSTTKSSPLIVSNLSTPRYADALAAMKDHRRPHRPSPPAMPLNNHIEVDGGNHRSLTEEESFRRFMRFAESLFVHENTSAIAANVSMSSLKCFRIENCPNMEVVFADWDKGGRNVLVKLESMWLSHLPRLDAICKRGIMIVPESYSQLKHIYLEFCTRLKYVLPSLSEPCNLETIDIRYCGDLTAIFTDYDDDEEKRGAIPKLLPKLRSLHLEELPKLQHIYKPNICAPSLQDIVIRGCSSLRKLSLFDRSDGRSKRVVKISCEKDWWGNLMWDEPEANYRSFHFDHKHCPCYKKPMKARWL; encoded by the coding sequence ATGTTGTCTTGGAAGGAGATCGAGGCATATACGTACGAGGAGTTAGAGAGTAAGGTGGTTGAGTGCTTGCGCGACGAGCGCGTATGGGACATCTACGTCTATGCATGGGAGGGAGTTGGGGCGTCGGCCGTTCTCCGACGGGCGGCGGAAGCGGTCGAGAAGAAGGAGCTGATCCGGTTCGACACGGTGATCAAGCTGGTGCGGTTCACAATATATGGGAGCCCCAGGGAGGCGCAGAGGGCGGTCGCGGAGCAGCTGATCAATCTAGAGCCCGCGGTAATGGCGAAGCTTGACGAGGCGGACGAGGAGGACGACTTCAGTGGGGTGCCGGCCGGCTCAAGAGGCATGATGCCGGAAGTCGCGGAGGAGATCCGCCTCGCTGTGAAGGATCGTCGCGTGCTGCTCCTCCTCGGCAGCGTTTACGCGAATCAATTTATCGACTTCAATGATTTGGAGATTCCTATCGCCAGATGGGCCCCCCACAAGGTGCCGTGGACGTTTGGGAGGGGATTTAAGGCTGCGGAGGAATTCGGCCGCCAAGCGCGCGTCATGTTGGAAAGGGCGAATGCTATCGTCTTTGTACGGCAAATTAATGCTGCACTTGAGTGCGTGTATGCTGAGGCTGTCGAAATTGCCCGTTACATCAACGAGAGCAGCAGCGGCCGTACTGGGAGGTTGCAATTGCAATTGCAAGCCACCCCGTCAACAGTCCACAGGTGCCTCTTGTATTTATTCCTCCTGGATACGTATACCGGAGAGCTACCGCTACCGCAACCACGACGGCATGCTGTTAATTATTTAGTGTGCGAGCCAATTTTacaaggggaaggggaaggggaaggggatcACGCGGCCTGCTGGGAGATCGGGAAGGCAGTGGCTCGGTGGGTATCACCAGCAGGAGAGGAAGAACAAAAATTGTGGAAAGAAATTGTCACTTCCGGAGGATTAATGTCGTCCAGTCCTCCTGAGTTGCTGCCTCCTAAAACTTTAGTAATCCGCCGGGACATTTATTACGAACACCACCGAGATGCGATACAATCGGAGAGTTACCGCTGGATGGCGGTACAGATTTCTCCGGATGATCCAGCTGAACTACTCGATTTCCTTGATAATATTTGTGGACAAGATGTAGAACGTGGGACTTCAGTGTATGGCAACATTTCCTCCATCTTCTGGAATTTTGAGTGGACGCACCGAGCTCTGCCGGATAGATTTTTCGAGCGTTTCAGCAACGTTCGAGTGCTAGACCTTTCCGGCTGTATAGTGGGCCCTATAGATTCCTCTTTCGTTCATCTTCGCAACCTGAGGATGCTTAAGATGGAGCGATGCCAAGTGACTGGGGAGCGATCTTCAGTTAACGCCTCCCCTCGCTTGTTAGCACAAGAAGGGCTAGGAGGACCAATACTTTTTGATAGCTTATGGGTcttgattttatataattcgGACGCCGATAAGTTCCTTTCAGCGGGCAAAGCCTTTGACAGCATGCCCAACCTCCACAAGTTCGATCTAACAGATAAAACATTTGCCTTCCCACTCCTGGGAGCTCGAAAAGGGCTAGGAAGCCTTCGCAAACTCCGAATTAACTGTCCAGTAGTGCAATTGGAGGGGATCGACGAAGGCTTTTTTCAGCACATGCATAAGTTCCTGTCAATGGCAATCAACCTCAAAAAGCTCATTCTTGATAATTGCGACTGGTTAGAATCTCTAAACCTTAATCATCTCCCTGCCACAATCAAGACGGTCAGCCTACGAAGCTGCACATCACTACAAGAGGTAGAGCCGGCGGACCCAACTTCTTTGCCCAACCTCAAGACCTTCCGCCTCAGCGAATCTGTGCTGATCACCAAGCTCTGCCTGCAAGGATGCCGCAAGTTGGAGAACGTAGACCTACAAGAATTATTGAAGCTCGAGGAGCTCAACCTTTCGTGCACGGCAGTCAAAGTTTTGAAGTTCTTTGATGAGGAAAGCCGGCCCTACAATCTCCCACGGCTGAAGCAATTGTACCTCCTGGGATGTGAGCAGCTCTGTAGAGTAGTCCTTGGGAAAGAAGGAGAACTACCAAGCTTGGATGAGCTATACTTGGATAACTATAACAATACTTGCGGTGTTGACAGGTGCCTCGAATCCTTTAAAAATCAAACAGAGCATTATGACACTACTACGGGTATTAGTCATGATGCTGATGGAAGAGTTTTCCAAGCTCATGTAGTCGTGAGGGATGTTAGGCTCTTCCGGTCACTCAAACGGGCCTTTCCTGCTCATTTAGACAGAACAAGAGCTCGCATCCATATTCATGTCAAGTGTTCTTCCACTATTAAGAGAGGTGATATTACGTATACTACGACCAAACCGGGTGCTCGAACAACTTCAACTACTAAATCGAGCCCGCTCATTGTATCAAACCTGTCGACACCCCGTTACGCCGACGCTTTGGCCGCCATGAAAGATCATCGCCGTCCGCATCGCCCATCACCACCAGCAATGCCCCTGAATAATCACATAGAGGTCGATGGAGGTAACCACCGTTCCCTAACAGAAGAAGAATCATTTAGACGGTTTATGAGATTTGCAGAATCTTTATTCGTGCATGAAAACACATCGGCCATAGCCGCGAATGTTTCAATGAGCAGTCTCAAATGCTTCCGCATTGAGAACTGCCCTAACATGGAAGTTGTCTTTGCCGATTGGGATAAGGGTGGTCGTAATGTTCTGGTGAAATTGGAGAGCATGTGGCTCAGCCATCTTCCGAGGCTCGACGCTATATGCAAAAGGGGAATAATGATTGTGCCGGAAAGCTATTCACAGTTGAAGCATATTTATTTGGAGTTTTGCACGAGGCTAAAGTATGTACTTCCCTCACTCTCGGAGCCATGCAACTTGGAAACCATTGACATCCGCTATTGTGGCGATTTGACGGCCATTTTCACTGactatgatgatgatgaagagaAAAGGGGAGCGATTCCGAAGCTACTCCCGAAACTGAGGTCCCTTCATCTAGAGGAGCTTCCGAAGCTACAGCACATATACAAGCCTAATATTTGTGCTCCATCGCTACAAGACATCGTGATTAGGGGATGTTCCAGTCTAagaaaactctctctttttGACCGATCGGACGGTCGGTCAAAGAGAGTTGTGAAGATTAGCTGCGAGAAGGATTGGTGGGGTAATCTAATGTGGGATGAGCCAGAAGCAAACTATCGCTCATTTCATTTCGATCACAAGCATTGTCCATGCTACAAGAAGCCTATGAAAGCTCGATGGTTATGA
- the LOC109713301 gene encoding sugar carrier protein C-like produces the protein MAGAVIVSNGGGGRDYPGNLTLYVLFTCFVAATGGLIFGYDLGISGGVTSMDPFLMKFFPSVYRQEKADESANQYCKFDSQLLTAFTSSLYLAALIASFFASSVTRVFGRKWSMLGGGVTFLAGAAVNGAARNVLMLILGRILLGVGVGFANQSVPLYLSEMAPARLRGMLNIGFQLMITIGILCANLINYGTAKIKGGWGWRISLALAAIPGAIIAVGSLFLPDTPNSLIERGHADRAKRMLRRIRGTDDILDEFNDLIAASEESKLVKHPWANIIKRKYRPQLTMAVLIPAFQQLTGINVITFYAPVLFKTIGFGGDASLMSSVITGLVNAFATLVSIATVDKVGRRKLFLQGGAQMLICQVIVGTLIAKKFGLSGEAEEGLSRGYAAVVVLFICLYVAGFAWSWGPLGWLVPSEIFPLEIRSAGQSINVSVNMLFTFGVAQAFLAMLCHLKYFLFFFFAAWVVLMTAFIALFLPETKNVPIEEMLLVWRAHWFWGHFLAHDDDVHVAAANSNLELGGANNAKAKQGGTAVAS, from the exons ATGGCGGGAGCGGTCATCGTGAGCAATGGAGGAGGTGGTAGAGATTACCCCGGTAACCTCACCCTCTACGTCCTCTTCACCTGCTTCGTCGCCGCCACCGGCGGCCTCATCTTCGGCTACGACCTCGGCATCTCCG GGGGAGTGACGTCGATGGACCCGTTCTTGATGAAGTTCTTCCCGTCGGTGTACCGGCAGGAGAAGGCCGACGAGAGCGCGAACCAGTACTGCAAGTTCGACAGCCAGCTGCTGACGGCGTTCACGTCGTCGCTCTACCTGGCGGCGCTGATCGCCTCCTTCTTCGCGTCGTCCGTCACGCGGGTGTTCGGCCGGAAGTGGTCCATGCTGGGCGGGGGTGTCACCTtcctcgccggcgccgccgtCAACGGCGCCGCCAGGAACGTGCTCATGCTCATACTCGGTCGCATCCTgctcggcgtcggcgtcggcttCGCCAATCAA TCGGTGCCGCTGTACCTGTCGGAGATGGCGCCGGCGCGGCTCCGCGGCATGCTGAACATCGGGTTCCAGTTGATGATCACGATCGGGATCCTCTGCGCGAATCTCATCAACTACGGGACGGCGAAGATCAAGGGCGGGTGGGGGTGGCGCATCAGCCTCGCCCTCGCGGCCATCCCCGGAGCCATCATCGCCGTCGGATCTCTGTTCCTCCCCGACACCCCCAACTCCCTCATCGAGCGTGGCCACGCTGACCGGGCCAAGCGCATGCTCCGCCGCATCCGCGGCACCGACGACATCCTCGACGAGTTCAACGACCTCATCGCCGCCAGTGAGGAGTCGAAGCTGGTCAAGCACCCGTGGGCGAACATCATCAAGCGCAAGTACCGGCCGCAGCTGACGATGGCCGTGCTGATCCCCGCGTTCCAGCAGCTCACGGGCATCAACGTCATCACGTTCTACGCTCCGGTGCTCTTCAAGACCATCGGCTTTGGCGGCGATGCCTCCCTCATGTCGTCGGTGATCACCGGGTTGGTGAATGCGTTCGCCACATTGGTTTCCATAGCGACGGTCGACAAGGTTGGCCGCCGCAAGCTCTTCCTCCAAGGCGGCGCCCAGATGCTCATTTGTCAG GTGATAGTGGGGACGCTGATAGCGAAGAAGTTCGGGCTGAGCGGGGAGGCGGAAGAGGGGCTGTCGCGGGGGTACGCGGCGGTGGTGGTGCTGTTCATCTGCCTGTACGTGGCGGGGTTCGCGTGGTCGTGGGGGCCGCTGGGGTGGCTGGTGCCGAGCGAGATCTTCCCGCTGGAGATCCGGTCGGCGGGGCAGAGCATCAACGTGTCGGTGAACATGCTGTTCACGTTCGGGGTGGCGCAGGCGTTCCTGGCCATGCTCTGCCACCTCAagtacttcctcttcttcttcttcgccgccTGGGTCGTGCTCATGACCGCCTTCATCGCCCTCTTCCTCCCGGAGACCAAGAACGTCCCCATCGAGGAGATGCTGCTCGTCTGGAGGGCCCACTGGTTCTGGGGCCACTTCCTTGCTCACGACGACGACGTCCACGTCGCCGCGGCAAATTCAAATCTCGAGTTGGGTGGCGCCAACAACGCCAAAGCCAAGCAGGGTGGCACTGCTGTAGCTAGCTAG